In Rana temporaria chromosome 3, aRanTem1.1, whole genome shotgun sequence, a single window of DNA contains:
- the LOC120931225 gene encoding uncharacterized protein LOC120931225 — MSDSADSDVQQNKRTKRQKSRGPIYTKEENAALVAAVSKEKVTLFCQSVPASEKSAAWERVRDSVNAVSKFHRPTNGVRHRFYDCRATVTKKMQRLRLGQNRGKPIKLREWEAELRDVLLAEDVPGFSSRGQNHRAGDQETSSLEGSAPTPSTSYQQHSGESCIQDPPASASGRTIAPPQDQQYHPERRVQCSPHSPVLLLERLEIQPEITPIIPQTPDFSPGPEEEHRGQGSFIQPPHALMPPTAVPPFPTVQEIILRELIELRCDNRKLQRKVKRLTRLTHQLSRQQTESFEIILARASQQHN, encoded by the exons atgTCAGATAGTGCGGACTCAGATGTGCAGCAGAACAAGCGAACCAAGAGACAGAAATCAAGGGGACCCATATATACCAAAGAGGAGAATGCTGCATTGGTTGCTGCAGTATCAAAAGAAAAAGTGACACTCTTCTGCCAATCCGTGCCAGCATCTGAGAAGTCAGCAGCCTGGGAACGAGTCCGGGACTCCGTGAATGCGGTCTCCAAGTTTCACAGGCCCACCAATGGCGTCAGACACAg GTTCTATGATTGTCGGGCAACGGTTACAAAGAAGATGCAGAGGCTTCGACTAGGACAAAACCGAGGAAAGCCTATCAAGTTGCGAGAGTGGGAGGCGGAGCTAAGAGATGTCCTTCTGGCAGAGGATGTCCCTGGATTCAGCAGCAGGGGTCAAAATCATAGAGCTGGTG ATCAAGAAACATCATCCTTGGAAGGATCAGCTCCAACTCCAAGTACATCCTATCAACAACATTCTGGTG AAAGCTGCATTCAAGACCCTCCAGCATCGGCTTCTGGCAGGACCATTGCTCCTCCTCAGG ATCAGCAATACCACCCTGAGAGGAGAGTACAGTGCAGCCCGCACTCTCCTGTTCTTCTTTTGGAGAGGCTGGAGATTCAGCCAGAGATTACCCCTATCATTCCCCAGACTCCTGATTTCTCCCCCGGCccagaggaggagcacagaggacaagGTTCATTCATTCAGCCACCCCATGCCCTGATGCCACCTACTGCTGTACCGCCTTTCCCAACTGTGCAGGAGATCATTCTGAGGGAGCTTATAGAATTAAGGTGTGACAACCGAAAACTACAACGAAAGGTCAAAAGGCTTACCCGGCTTACCCATCAGTTGAGCAGGCAGCAAACTGAGAGTTTTGAAATAATTTTGGCCCGGGCAAGCCAACAACACAATTAG